One window of the Populus trichocarpa isolate Nisqually-1 chromosome 9, P.trichocarpa_v4.1, whole genome shotgun sequence genome contains the following:
- the LOC7454886 gene encoding stomatal closure-related actin-binding protein 1 gives MTRVNRDFGDTMQKDAVPAVSADVAFASSRFPNYKIGANNQIVDAKDSPKVLSMKEVVARETALLLEQQKRLSVRDLANKFEKGLAAAAKLSEEARLREAASLEKHVLLKKLRDALESLKGRVAGRNKDDVEEAIAMVEALAVQLTHREGELIQEKAEVKKLANFLKQASEDAKKLVDGERAYARAEIESARAAVQRVEEAIQEHERMSRASGKQDLEELMKEVQEARRIKMLHQPSKVMDMEHEIRALRIQLAEKSKRSLLLQKELARSRRAEQSIFQLFELDGTEALGSCLRINPCSDNAPELSKCSIQWYRLSSDGGKKELISGATKPVYAPEPFDVGRVLQAEIISDGQQFSLSTTCPIDPAAGLGSYVEALVRKHDVEFNVIVTQTNGEDHPSESIHVLHVGKMRIKLRKGKSTNAKEYYSTSMQLCGVRGGGNAAAQALFWQAKKGLSFVLAFESARERNAAIMLARRFAFDCNIMLAGPDDRARLGS, from the exons ATGACCAGGGTAAACCGTGATTTTGGAGATACTATGCAAAAAGATGCTGTCCCAGCTGTATCAGCTGATGTTGCATTTGCTTCTAGTCGGTTTCCTAATTACAAAATTGGAGCTAACAATCAGATTGTGGATGCAAAAGATAGCCCAAAAGTATTGTCCATGAAGGAGGTTGTGGCACGCGAGACTGCTTTACTTTTGGAACAGCAGAAACGCCTCTCTGTCCGTGACCTTGCcaataaatttgaaaagggATTGGCTGCTGCTGCCAAGTTGTCAGAAGAG GCTAGGCTCAGAGAGGCAGCTTCATTAGAGAAACATGTTCTATTGAAGAAGCTTAGGGATGCGCTAGAATCATTAAAAGGACGAGTGGCAGGTAGAAACAAGGATGATGTGGAAGAGGCTATTGCCATG GTGGAAGCATTGGCAGTTCAGCTGACTCATAGGGAAGGAGAGTTGATTCAAGAAAAAGCAGAAGTAAAGAAACTAGCAAATTTTCTCAAGCAG GCTTCAGAGGATGCCAAGAAACTTGTCGACGGGGAAAGAGCTTATGCTCGTGCTGAAATTGAGAGTGCGAGAGCAGCAGTCCAGAGGGTGGAAGAAGCGATTCAGGAACATGAACGAATGTCTCGAGCTTCTGGAAAGCAG GACTTGGAAGAATTAATGAAGGAGGTTCAAGAGGCTAGAAGGATCAAAATGTTGCATCAGCCAAGTAAG GTCATGGACATGGAACATGAGATACGAGCATTGAGGATTCAACTTGCTGAGAAGTCTAAACGTTCTCTGCTGCTTCAAAAGGAG CTGGCAAGGAGCAGGCGAGCAGAGCAGAGcatatttcaattatttgaaTTGGATGGCACTGAAGCTTTAGGTTCGTGTTTGCGGATCAATCCTTGCTCTGATAATGCTCCAGAACTTTCAAAATGTTCCATTCAGTGGTATCGTCTATCATCTGATGGTGGAAAAAAGGAGCTTATATCAG GAGCTACCAAACCAGTTTATGCTCCAGAGCCTTTTGATGTTGGGCGAGTCCTGCAAGCTGAAATTATTTCTGATGGCCAACAATTTTCTTTGAGCACTACTTGTCCCATTGATCCTG CTGCTGGTCTGGGAAGTTATGTGGAGGCACTTGTGCGAAAACATGATGTTGAATTCAAT GTCATTGTTACCCAGACGAATGGGGAAGATCATCCATCAGAATCTATTCATGTGCTTCATGTCGGAAAGATGAGGATAAAGCTTCGGAAAGGGAAGTCGACAAATGCTAAAGAGTACTACTCTACTTCAATGCAG CTGTGTGGAGTTAGAGGAGGTGGGAATGCTGCAGCTCAAGCATTGTTTTGGCAAGCAAAGAAAGGGCTTTCCTTCGTATTAGCATTTGAATCTGCAAGAGAGAGGAATGCAGCCATTATGCTTGCAAGAAGGTTTGCTTTTGATTGCAAT ATTATGCTTGCCGGGCCAGATGACAGAGCTCGTTTAGGATCTTAA
- the LOC7475038 gene encoding uncharacterized protein LOC7475038, whose product MAGLPRSLLLPIIFTSIGLIILFSLYQSTHHIPSAEFTSSNNPIKAPIARFAPQNFTLLIKVLAFNRLDSLSRCLNSLSSANYGGDTVHLHIHIDHFALTNESLNVIDKKLEESRKVLNFVDGFDWKFGNKVVHYRTNNVGLQAQWLEAWWPSSDHEFSFIVEDDVEVSPLFYKFVRGLIVNYYYNVSNFSPFIYGASLQRPRFVPGKHGNKIQLDSETHLFLYQLVGTWGQILFPKPWKEFRLWYDLHKSKGIKPLLDGMVTNGWYKRIGERIWTPWFIKFIHSRGYFNIYTNFQHERALSVSHRDAGVNYGKTAGPDSQLLDGSSLDFNLLEMQPLSNLKWYDYCFREVLPGRVGRTLDEVGSILRTVQEDQSVLLVNIFGASDTITRNMLCHFERLNIRNYILIGPGSDFLFDLARRGHPVIDADQFFNYHRAQKVMGFQHSSAELMKNILVNAYVIKKCLENGYDSLIVDANMLVLSKVQEFIDPTNDFYAGKSLGFFFVKSSSSAQEIWAGLLKKVAVTKGNVLFQGENTDFVYLVKLLEQNGVRIHRVDEASVGIQIHADTSNQSSLEAGKKMAYWFAGTGVDLIQKRLQELSLWVVDGDSSCSAVVCHQS is encoded by the exons ATGGCAGGCCTACCAAGAAGCTTACTCCTTCCCATCATTTTCACCTCCATTGGTCTCATCATCCTCTTCTCCCTATACCAATCCACTCACCACATCCCTAGCGCTGAATTTACTTCCAGTAACAACCCAATAAAAGCCCCAATTGCCCGATTTGCCCCTCAAAACTTCACTCTCCTAATCAAAGTTCTCGCCTTCAACCGCCTAGACTCACTCTCCAGGTGCCTCAACTCCCTCTCTTCCGCCAACTACGGTGGCGACACTGTCCACCTCCACATCCACATTGATCATTTTGCCCTCACCAATGAATCCCTTAACGTTATTGATAAAAAACTTGAGGAATCGCGAAAAGTTTTGAACTTTGTTGATGGGTTTGATTGGAAATTTGGAAACAAAGTTGTGCATTATAGGACTAATAATGTTGGGTTGCAAGCTCAATGGCTAGAAGCTTGGTGGCCAAGTTCAGATCATGAGTTTTCGTTTATTGTTGAGGATGATGTGGAGGTTTCGCCgttgttttataaatttgtgAGGGGTTTGATTGTTAATTACTATTACAATGTGTCGAATTTTAGTCCTTTTATATATGGTGCTTCACTTCAGCGTCCACGGTTTGTCCCAG GTAAACATGGAAACAAAATACAATTGGATAGTGAAACGCATCTTTTCTTGTACCAGTTGGTTGGTACTTGGGGCCAGATTCTCTTTCCAAAACCTTGGAAAGAGTTTAGGTTGTGGTATGATCTGCACAAGTCCAAGGGTATCAAGCCATTGCTTGATGGGATG GTGACTAATGGATGGTACAAAAGGATTGGAGAAAGAATCTGGACTCCTTGGTTCATTAAATTCATTCACTCTAGAGGTTATtttaacatctatacaaattttCAGCATGAGAGAGCACTCAGTGTCTCTCACAGGGATGCTGGTGTTAACTATGGGAAAACTGCTGGGCCTGACTCCCAATTATTGGATGGAAGTTCTCTTGACTTCAACTTACTGGAAATGCAACCTTTGAGCAATCTGAAATGGTATGATTACTGCTTCAGAGAAGTACTTCCTGGAAGAGTTGGAAGGACCTTGGATGAAGTTGGGTCTATTCTTCGGACTGTGCAGGAAGATCAGAGTGTTCTGCTTGTGAATATATTTGGGGCATCAGATACAATCACGAGGAACATGCTTTGCCACTTTGAGAGGCTAAATATAAGGAACTATATATTGATTGGCCCTGggtctgattttttatttgatcttgcTAGAAGAGGGCATCCTGTGATTGATGCTGACCAGTTTTTCAATTATCATAGAGCACAGAAAGTAATGGGATTTCAACATTCCAGTGCAGAGCTGATGAAGAACATTTTAGTGAATGCTTATGTAATCAAGAAGTGTTTAGAAAATGGGTATGATTCTTTGATAGTGGATGCAAACATGTTGGTTCTCAGTAAAGTTCAAGAGTTCATTGATCCTACTAATGATTTCTATGCTGGGAAGAGCTTgggatttttctttgttaagaGCTCTTCTTCTGCTCAAGAAATTTGGGCTGGTCTCCTGAAGAAGGTTGCTGTCACAAAAGGTAATGTTTTGTTCCAAGGAGAGAACACAGATTTTGTTTACTTAGTGAAGTTGTTGGAACAGAATGGTGTGAGAATTCACAGGGTTGATGAGGCGAGCGTTGGCATCCAGATTCATGCCGATACTTCTAATCAATCATCTTTGGAGGCTGGGAAGAAGATGGCTTATTGGTTTGCAGGCACAGGTGTGGATTTGATTCAAAAGCGGCTTCAAGAATTGAGTTTGTGGGTTGTGGATGGTGACTCTTCTTGCTCTGCTGTTGTTTGTCACCAGTCATAG
- the LOC7454885 gene encoding pentatricopeptide repeat-containing protein At4g14170, which translates to MFSFSNNASVKAFHHLLSTLSCKHSSSFSTHASLLSLISNAKTLPQTKQSHASALFNAFLPQSISLCASLILKYATFHDPTTSLYLFHQTLPFSRSAFLWNTLIRALSVARVNDDFRTYNQMVKMGVRLDDHTFPFVLKACADSLSVQKGREIHGVVFKLGFDSDVFVGNTLLLFYGNCGGLKDVKRVFDEMLERDVVSWNSVIGVFSVHGFYAEAIHLFCEMNLRSGFRPNMVSIVSVLPVCAGLEDGVTGRQIHCYVVKTGLDSQVTVGNALVDVYGKCGYVKDSRRVFDEISERNGVSWNAIITSLAYLERNQDALEMFRLMIDGGVKPNSVTFSSMLPVLVELKLFDFGKEIHGFSLRFGLESDIFVANALIDMYAKSGRSLQASNVFNQIGEKNIVSWNAMVANFAQNRLELAAVDLVRQMQADGEIPNSVTFTNVLPACARIGFLRPGKEIHARAIRTGSSVDLFVSNALTDMYAKCGCLNLARRVFKISLRDEVSYNILIIGYSQTTNCSESLRLFLEMGIKGMKLDVVSYMGVISACANLAALKQGKEVHGLAVRKHLHTHLFIANALLDFYIKCGRIDLAGKVFRQIPSRDTASWNSMILGYGMLGELTIAINLFEAMKEDGVEYDSVSYIAVLSACSHGGLVEEGKKYFEHMQVQNIKPTQMHYACMVDLLGRAGLIEEAVKLIESLPIEPDANVWGALLGACRIHGYIELAHWAAEHLFKLKPQHSGYYSVLSNMYAEAGKWDEANQVRKLMKSRGAKKNPGCSWVQIDNQVHAFVAGERMMNVDSSLLCADP; encoded by the coding sequence ATGTTCTCATTCTCCAACAATGCAAGTGTAAAAGCTTTTCACCATCTGCTTTCAACACTCTCATGCAAACACTCCTCTTCTTTCTCCACACACGCTAGTCTCCTCTCTCTAATCTCCAACGCCAAAACTCTCCCCCAAACCAAGCAATCTCACGCCTCTGCACTCTTCAATGCCTTCCTTCCTCAAAGTATCTCTCTTTGTGCCTCTCTCATCCTCAAGTACGCCACTTTTCATGACCCCACCACCTCTCTCTATCTGTTTCATCAAACTCTTCCTTTCTCTCGCTCTGCTTTCTTGTGGAACACTCTCATTCGCGCTTTGTCGGTGGCACGCGTTAATGATGATTTTAGAACATATAATCAAATGGTTAAAATGGGTGTTAGGCTTGATGATCACACCTTTCCTTTTGTGCTGAAAGCTTGTGCCGATAGTTTGAGTGTTCAAAAAGGTAGAGAGATTCACGGGGTTGTGTTTAAACTTGGGTTTGATTCGGATGTGTTTGTAGGGAAcacattattattgttttatggGAATTGTGGGGGTTTGAAAGATGTGAAGAgggtgtttgatgaaatgcttGAAAGGGATGTTGTGTCGTGGAATTCGGTCATTGGGGTGTTTTCGGTTCATGGTTTCTATGCCGAAgcaattcatttattttgtgaaaTGAATTTGAGGTCTGGGTTTAGGCCAAATATGGTTAGTATTGTGAGTGTTTTGCCGGTTTGCGCGGGACTTGAGGATGGGGTTACGGGGAGGCAAATTCATTGTTATGTTGTGAAGACTGGCTTGGATTCTCAGGTGACTGTAGGGAATGCTTTGGTTGACGTGTATGGGAAATGCGGGTATGTGAAAGACTCGAGGCgtgtttttgatgaaatttcaGAGAGAAATGGGGTTTCTTGGAATGCAATAATTACTAGTCTTGCTTATCTTGAGCGTAATCAAGATGCGTTGGAGATGTTTAGATTGATGATTGATGGAGGAGTGAAGCCAAATTCTGTCACTTTTTCCAGTATGTTGCCTGTCTTGgttgaattaaaactttttgaCTTCGGGAAGGAAATTCACGGGTTTAGTCTAAGATTTGGACTTGAATCTGATATTTTTGTTGCCAATGCTTTGATTGATATGTATGCAAAATCAGGTCGTTCACTTCAAGCATCCAATGTGTTTAACCAGATAGGTGAAAAGAATATTGTTTCGTGGAATGCCATGGTAGCTAATTTTGCTCAAAATAGGCTTGAATTAGCAGCTGTAGATTTAGTGAGGCAAATGCAAGCTGACGGTGAAATACCAAATTCTGTCACCTTCACGAATGTTCTTCCAGCGTGTGCCCGAATTGGATTCCTTCGTCCTGGAAAAGAAATCCATGCAAGGGCAATTCGCACAGGGTCCTCTGTTGATCTATTTGTGTCAAATGCTCTGACAGACATGTATGCAAAATGTGGTTGTCTAAATCTTGCTCGAAGAGTCTTTAAGATCTCCCTTAGAGATGAAGTATCTTACAACATTTTAATTATAGGCTACTCTCAAACAACTAATTGCTCAGAATCTCTTCGTTTATTCTTGGAAATGGGGATTAAGGGTATGAAGCTTGATGTAGTTTCCTATATGGGTGTCATTTCAGCGTGTGCAAATCTTGCTGCATTGAAACAAGGGAAAGAGGTTCATGGATTAGCAGTAAGAAAGCATTTGCACACGCACCTCTTTATTGCCAATGCACTTTTGGACTTCTATATCAAATGTGGACGAATTGATCTTGCTGGTAAGGTCTTTCGTCAAATTCCAAGCAGGGACACGGCCTCTTGGAATTCTATGATTTTAGGTTACGGAATGCTGGGTGAATTGACGATTGCTATCAACCTTTTTGAAGCAATGAAGGAAGATGGGGTGGAATATGATTCAGTCTCATACATTGCGGTCTTGTCTGCTTGCAGTCATGGAGGGCTAGTTGAAGAGGGGAAGAAATATTTTGAGCATATGCAGGTCCAGAATATTAAGCCAACGCAAATGCACTATGCTTGTATGGTCGATCTCCTTGGCCGGGCTGGACTTATAGAGGAAGCAGTAAAACTTATTGAAAGCTTACCCATTGAACCCGATGCCAATGTATGGGGTGCTTTGCTTGGGGCATGCCGAATACATGGGTATATTGAGTTGGCTCATTGGGCAGCTGAACATTTGTTCAAGTTGAAACCCCAGCATTCTGGATACTACTCGGTTCTTTCAAACATGTATGCAGAAGCTGGAAAATGGGACGAGGCAAACCAGGTAAGGAAACTGATGAAGTCGAGAGGTGCAAAGAAAAATCCCGGTTGCAGTTGGGTTCAGATTGATAACCAGGTTCATGCTTTTGTAGCTGGAGAGAGAATGATGAATGTTGATTCAAGTCTTCTATGTGCAGATCCCTGA